The Clostridia bacterium genome segment AAACTTTTTATCGGGCGGAAGAGCTAAATGCAGAGCTGGTGATTTTACCTATTGCAAATATGGAGGAGTACAATTTATGGAAGGCTATTAGAGGGATATGGCCTCGTGTGCAGGAATCTTATATCTATGGAGCCAAATCTTCTTTAAATGGTTGGATTGCAGGAATGCATTTTACAGGGAAGGCAGGTATTTTCGCTCCTCTATCCTTATCCAACAAAGGGGATGGAGCAATAGCTTTATCTCCTCATTATGAGGGGAATCAATTGATTACAGCTACGGTAAATTATCAAAGATTAAAGCAACAGAGAGAAAAGGCAGAATACTTTGGTGACCGCAATTCGGATTTTGAGAAAGATTTCGTTCGAAGAACTTATTTTATTGGAGGATAAAAATGAAGAAGAACAGGAAGATAGTATTATTTATGTATGCCATGGGGTACTTTGGTATATCTATATTTACTCAGACTACCGTCAAATGGTATCAGTATTTCTATACTCCCCCGGAAACCAACGTAAGCGGTTTGAAGGTTCTAATTCCTTTGAGCCTTATAGGCATTACCATGATTGTGGCTCGAATATTTGATGGTTTGGCAGACCCTGTTGTTGCCTATCTTTCAGATAATTGTAAAAGCAAAAGGGGAAGGCGTATTCCTTTTATTTTATTTGGATCTGTTCCTCTCGCTATAACTTTTATCATGATTTGGTTTCCGCCTGTGGCAGGAGAGTCTATATGGAATTTCATATATCTGACAATAGTATTGATCTTATTCTTTATATTTTTTACTGTGGTGGTGGGACCGTATCTTGCGTTGATTGGAGAAGTATCCAAGACCAAAGAAGAGCGGATTAAACTTACTACTATGCAAGGTATTACTCAGGTATTAGGTGTAATGGTAGCTGAAGCAGGTTCTGGGCTTATAATACAAAAGACTAATTACAGGATAATGGGTATTACATTGGGACTTATTGCGTTAGCCACTATCCTGTTAACCCCTCTGTTTGTAAAGGAAGAACAAACAGAGTACCCTGAACAGCAGGCTAATATATTCTCTTCTATCAAAATGACTATGATAAATAGACATTTTGTTATGTATCTAATTTCGTATCTAATGATATGGTTTGGAATCAATACACTAACCATTGCAATGCCTTATATTACGGAAATTCTTTTAAGAA includes the following:
- a CDS encoding MFS transporter, which encodes MKKNRKIVLFMYAMGYFGISIFTQTTVKWYQYFYTPPETNVSGLKVLIPLSLIGITMIVARIFDGLADPVVAYLSDNCKSKRGRRIPFILFGSVPLAITFIMIWFPPVAGESIWNFIYLTIVLILFFIFFTVVVGPYLALIGEVSKTKEERIKLTTMQGITQVLGVMVAEAGSGLIIQKTNYRIMGITLGLIALATILLTPLFVKEEQTEYPEQQANIFSSIKMTMINRHFVMYLISYLMIWFGINTLTIAMPYITEILLRKTAETSGFLIAGAFVVAIVASPFIPKLTLKWGKKKVMLFASVALAIILCSMFFFGTAFTGWVPTFIIFLAGIPLSVTFIVPNAMVADIAEWDGLITGQWREGMYFGAQGLVIKIVIGFSSFITPLMFKAFGYSYENPLGLRLIGPLAGIVVLLGVMFLRHYDLSEDQLEQRRERHKQVKL